A single region of the Saprospiraceae bacterium genome encodes:
- a CDS encoding N-acetylmuramoyl-L-alanine amidase, whose translation MFKKFFEAIGNLFSSLFGGGSKDPVKPKPKPTDPTPETPQDGSEITPDTIIIVADETENILIKPDEVDIEFDEDLGVDENIPATIPPEEVVTPTPEETENVGGPVENEKPKGRYLWCLDNGHGSYTKGKRSPVFDDGITQFLEYEFNRDVVRRIVTQLEEHGIPHYVVVPEEDVDDFLKERVDRANAKKSDIPKVFVSVHSNAAPAKSAKDWASASINGIETWYFHNSKKGQKVAAIFQKHLIDQTGLHNRHLKSRPEKQFYVLRNTKMTAVLTENGFYNNKAEAAKLMTTEMRQKIADAHVIAIIEIEKNGI comes from the coding sequence ATGTTTAAGAAATTTTTTGAAGCCATAGGCAATCTTTTCAGCTCTCTTTTTGGCGGGGGTTCCAAGGATCCTGTAAAACCTAAGCCAAAACCGACCGACCCTACCCCCGAAACACCTCAAGATGGCTCCGAGATCACTCCTGATACCATCATCATAGTAGCTGATGAAACAGAAAATATCCTTATTAAACCCGATGAGGTAGATATTGAATTTGATGAAGACCTTGGCGTTGACGAGAACATCCCGGCAACCATACCGCCCGAGGAAGTGGTGACGCCCACACCAGAAGAAACCGAAAATGTAGGCGGACCTGTTGAAAATGAAAAGCCTAAGGGCCGCTATTTGTGGTGCCTGGATAATGGTCATGGTAGCTATACCAAAGGAAAAAGATCTCCTGTTTTTGATGACGGGATCACTCAATTCCTCGAATACGAATTCAATAGGGATGTAGTTCGTCGTATTGTGACCCAACTAGAAGAACACGGTATTCCTCACTATGTTGTTGTACCGGAAGAGGATGTAGACGATTTCCTAAAAGAGCGCGTCGATAGGGCGAATGCCAAAAAATCTGACATTCCCAAAGTGTTTGTTTCTGTTCATTCTAATGCCGCCCCTGCCAAATCAGCTAAAGATTGGGCCTCAGCGAGCATCAATGGCATCGAAACCTGGTATTTCCACAATAGCAAAAAAGGACAAAAAGTAGCCGCAATTTTCCAAAAACACCTCATCGACCAGACGGGACTCCACAATCGCCACCTTAAATCAAGACCAGAAAAACAATTCTACGTTTTGCGCAACACCAAAATGACAGCTGTCTTAACCGAAAATGGTTTTTACAATAATAAGGCGGAAGCGGCTAAATTGATGACCACTGAGATGCGTCAAAAAATAGCAGATGCGCATGTGATTGCCATTATCGAAATTGAGAAAAACGGGATTTAG
- a CDS encoding EamA family transporter — MKTQLSERWLIIGAFAVIYIIWGSTYLVNFMAIQAIPPFLMSGTRFLAAGGLLLLLSTTKKHPPITLRQYRNAVLMGFLFLSVGAGCVVWAEQFIDTGKVALLIAFDPLLVLFMMWAIQGSRPGPWSILGTILGILGMGLLVGQPQFTASKEAVWGLIAIGVSMVAWAIASIYVTKIELPHSKRQGTAIQMLGGGFFLFVFSALSGEFKQFSFQKLTWPASFSWLYLVLFGSLLAFSAFNYLLTKVSPAKVATSTFVNPIVALFLGWAFNEELLSIQSLFAAGILLSGVVFINSQ, encoded by the coding sequence TTGAAAACACAGCTATCCGAGCGATGGCTAATCATTGGGGCCTTCGCTGTGATTTATATCATTTGGGGATCCACCTATCTGGTTAACTTCATGGCCATTCAAGCTATTCCGCCTTTCTTGATGAGTGGCACCCGCTTTTTAGCTGCCGGGGGCCTATTACTCCTCCTGTCAACCACCAAAAAACATCCCCCCATAACGCTAAGACAATACCGTAATGCGGTTTTAATGGGCTTCCTGTTTTTATCCGTCGGAGCCGGGTGCGTGGTATGGGCAGAGCAATTCATTGATACCGGGAAAGTAGCCTTGCTCATTGCATTTGACCCCTTGCTGGTGCTTTTTATGATGTGGGCCATCCAGGGAAGCAGGCCAGGTCCTTGGAGTATTTTAGGAACCATTCTGGGCATTTTGGGTATGGGGCTTTTGGTTGGCCAGCCTCAATTTACGGCCAGCAAGGAGGCCGTGTGGGGCTTAATCGCCATTGGTGTCAGCATGGTCGCCTGGGCAATAGCTTCCATCTATGTCACCAAAATTGAGTTACCTCATTCCAAAAGGCAAGGTACGGCTATCCAAATGCTGGGTGGCGGCTTTTTTTTATTTGTATTTAGTGCTTTAAGCGGAGAATTTAAACAGTTTTCTTTCCAAAAACTGACCTGGCCGGCCAGCTTCTCTTGGCTTTACCTCGTTTTGTTTGGCTCTTTGCTGGCTTTTTCCGCCTTCAATTACCTGCTAACAAAAGTTTCTCCGGCCAAAGTAGCCACTTCCACCTTTGTCAATCCTATTGTTGCCCTGTTTTTGGGTTGGGCCTTCAATGAAGAACTACTTTCTATTCAAAGCCTCTTCGCAGCAGGCATTCTACTTTCAGGCGTCGTTTTTATAAACAGTCAATGA
- a CDS encoding family 16 glycosylhydrolase — MKLHAWTYGRVEIKARIKTQEGLWPTIWMLGNGHEWPSGGENLLFNLAISGTNGGDP; from the coding sequence TTGAAATTACACGCCTGGACTTACGGTCGGGTCGAAATAAAGGCAAGGATCAAAACCCAGGAAGGCTTGTGGCCGACCATCTGGATGTTGGGTAATGGCCACGAATGGCCTTCGGGAGGAGAAAATTTGTTATTCAACCTGGCAATTAGCGGGACCAATGGAGGTGACCCTTAG
- a CDS encoding sugar phosphate isomerase/epimerase family protein — MKRRTFIEKSSQAALGLGLLSVAACNNNQQSQSTDQTTTEETPMGQAFFNISLAQWSLHKALFAGKMDNLDFAAKVRNEFGLDGMEYVNQFFKDKGKDSAYLAEMKKRADDHGVKSLLIMVDGEGNLGSTDEAERTKAIENHYQWVDAAKYFGCHSIRVNAAGQGTAEEVASAAVDGLGRLSEYAAKAGLNVIVENHGGYSSNGIWLGGVMSQINMPNCGTLPDFGNFCIKRGENYTCEEEYDRYKGVTELMPFAKAVSAKSNDFDADGNEIHTDFKKMLQIVKNAGYKGYIGVEYEGSELEEEVGIQKTIDLMRRVGAELG, encoded by the coding sequence ATGAAAAGAAGAACCTTCATTGAAAAAAGTAGTCAGGCTGCATTGGGATTAGGCTTGTTGTCAGTTGCGGCGTGCAACAATAACCAACAAAGTCAAAGTACAGATCAAACTACAACAGAAGAAACACCTATGGGACAAGCATTTTTTAATATTTCTTTGGCGCAATGGTCGCTGCACAAAGCCCTTTTTGCGGGCAAAATGGACAACCTGGACTTTGCGGCCAAAGTCAGGAATGAATTCGGCTTGGATGGCATGGAGTACGTCAACCAGTTTTTCAAGGACAAAGGCAAGGATTCCGCCTATTTGGCTGAGATGAAAAAAAGAGCCGATGATCATGGCGTAAAAAGCCTGTTGATTATGGTTGATGGTGAAGGCAACCTGGGTAGTACCGATGAGGCAGAACGTACCAAAGCGATCGAGAACCATTATCAATGGGTAGATGCGGCCAAGTATTTCGGCTGTCACTCCATTCGGGTGAACGCTGCGGGGCAGGGCACGGCAGAGGAAGTTGCCAGTGCGGCCGTAGATGGCCTTGGCCGCTTAAGCGAATACGCTGCTAAGGCAGGCCTGAATGTCATCGTTGAAAACCACGGCGGTTATTCTTCCAACGGCATCTGGTTGGGAGGAGTGATGAGCCAGATCAATATGCCCAACTGTGGTACTTTGCCCGATTTCGGTAATTTCTGTATCAAAAGAGGCGAGAATTATACCTGTGAAGAAGAATATGATCGCTATAAAGGCGTGACAGAGTTGATGCCATTTGCCAAAGCCGTCAGTGCCAAATCAAACGACTTTGATGCGGATGGCAATGAGATTCACACCGATTTCAAAAAAATGCTTCAAATCGTGAAAAATGCAGGCTATAAGGGCTACATCGGTGTCGAATATGAAGGTAGTGAACTGGAAGAAGAGGTCGGTATCCAGAAAACCATCGACTTGATGAGGAGAGTTGGAGCGGAGTTGGGGTAG
- a CDS encoding sulfatase-like hydrolase/transferase — MRFKWLFYYLGLFICSLHFSTCKTTTTASGTKGNRPPNLVLILADDLGYADVGFNGCTDIPTPNIDRIANMGVTFTDGYVTWAACGPSRAGILTGRYQDRFGFARNPLFAPNDSTMGLPLSEQTLAEALHLADYKSAAIGKWHLGAHQSQRPLVRGFDDFFGFLTGGHRYFPEEWTLADEYEVTSQYEAYKTKLLRNTERVEETEYLTDALSREAVHYIQKYKDDPFFIYLAYNAPHAPLQATEKYLKRFEHIQDKKRKTYAAMVSAVDDGVGRVLDQLAALGLDDNTIVVFLSDNGGPIQANASDNGPLRGKKGQLFEGGIRVPFAMSWPGKIPSGIKYEKAVLSLDIFATIIAQSDRKIPLKHALDGVNLLPFLTGEQTGLPHEMLAWRVFDRKETAIRFGDNKLIQYPDKTELFDLKGDLGEQKNEAKTKKDLAQKMQQKRQEWLSEMKDAVFLGLAFDEAYNQQHPDRFKRPEKK; from the coding sequence ATGCGTTTTAAATGGCTTTTTTATTACTTAGGCTTGTTCATTTGTAGCCTGCATTTTAGCACTTGCAAAACGACAACGACGGCCAGTGGAACTAAGGGTAATCGCCCCCCCAATCTAGTACTTATTTTGGCAGATGATCTCGGGTATGCCGATGTCGGCTTTAACGGATGCACCGATATTCCTACGCCAAATATCGATCGCATTGCCAACATGGGGGTGACCTTCACCGATGGGTACGTTACCTGGGCGGCTTGCGGGCCAAGCCGTGCTGGCATCCTAACGGGCCGATACCAGGATCGATTTGGATTTGCTCGTAATCCTTTATTTGCGCCTAATGATTCAACGATGGGCTTGCCGCTAAGTGAGCAAACCTTGGCAGAGGCCTTGCACCTGGCCGATTACAAGTCGGCCGCTATCGGGAAATGGCACTTGGGTGCACACCAAAGCCAACGCCCGCTGGTTCGCGGTTTTGACGATTTCTTTGGCTTCCTAACCGGAGGACATCGGTATTTTCCAGAGGAATGGACCTTGGCTGACGAATACGAAGTCACTTCGCAATATGAAGCCTACAAAACCAAACTGCTGCGCAATACCGAAAGAGTCGAAGAAACGGAATACCTTACGGATGCCTTGTCGCGGGAAGCAGTGCATTACATCCAAAAATACAAGGATGATCCCTTTTTTATTTATCTGGCTTACAATGCACCACATGCACCGCTACAAGCCACTGAAAAATACCTCAAGCGTTTTGAGCACATTCAAGACAAAAAGCGCAAAACCTATGCGGCCATGGTCAGCGCGGTAGACGACGGCGTAGGACGCGTCTTGGATCAGTTGGCCGCACTTGGGCTGGACGACAATACCATCGTGGTATTTTTATCTGATAACGGCGGTCCCATTCAGGCCAATGCATCTGACAATGGCCCCTTGCGCGGCAAGAAGGGACAGTTATTTGAAGGAGGCATTCGGGTGCCGTTCGCGATGTCCTGGCCTGGAAAGATCCCCTCGGGCATCAAGTATGAAAAGGCGGTGCTTTCACTGGATATCTTTGCGACTATAATAGCACAAAGTGACCGTAAAATACCATTAAAGCATGCACTGGACGGTGTCAACCTCCTACCTTTTTTGACGGGAGAACAGACGGGATTACCACACGAAATGCTAGCCTGGCGAGTGTTTGATCGAAAAGAAACGGCTATTCGATTTGGTGATAACAAACTTATTCAGTATCCCGACAAAACTGAGCTGTTTGATTTAAAAGGCGACCTTGGTGAACAAAAAAATGAAGCCAAAACAAAGAAAGACCTTGCCCAAAAAATGCAACAAAAAAGGCAAGAATGGTTGTCGGAGATGAAAGATGCCGTTTTTTTGGGACTTGCCTTTGATGAAGCCTACAATCAACAGCATCCAGATCGATTTAAAAGGCCTGAAAAAAAGTAA
- a CDS encoding sulfatase codes for MKKWLPFLLLPFLVMCQKAEEKKSPNFVIIFCDDLGYGDLSSFGNPTISTPNLDRMAMEGQKWTQFYVADPVCTPSRSALMTGRYPIRTGMTSKERAVLFPDSGSGLLSEEITIAEVLKQKDYATAAIGKWHLGHLPQFLPMAQGFDSYFGIPYSNDMDAVEGTWQYYHKMKADPNFFPDIKSYNVPLMEGEKVIERPADQTTITRRYTERAVEYIKANQEHPFFLYLAHSLPHIPLFASEPFVGSSKRGLYGDVLQEIDAGVGQILQTIRDLHLDDNTIVLFTSDNGPWLVFDTHGGSAGPLRAGKGTTFEGGQRVPTIFWGPGIVQPGLVNDMGSTLDVINTFAAFAGAEVPKDRKMDGYDLSPALKGEGKSPRTEFYYWAFAELHGVRSGAWKLHVQQREAINYGRTVELAAPELYDIESDLSEKFNRAEAKPEVVESLQKMLENHRADVVGSTPDQLSIRITQ; via the coding sequence ATGAAAAAATGGCTACCGTTCCTCCTGCTTCCTTTTTTGGTCATGTGTCAAAAAGCGGAAGAAAAGAAATCCCCTAACTTTGTGATTATATTTTGTGATGACCTGGGCTATGGTGACCTCAGTAGTTTTGGTAATCCGACCATCAGCACCCCAAACCTGGATAGAATGGCGATGGAAGGGCAGAAGTGGACCCAATTTTACGTAGCCGATCCGGTTTGTACGCCGAGCCGATCCGCCTTAATGACGGGCCGGTACCCCATCCGGACGGGGATGACTTCCAAGGAACGAGCCGTACTTTTCCCCGATTCCGGGAGTGGATTGCTGTCGGAAGAAATAACGATAGCAGAGGTTTTAAAACAGAAAGACTATGCCACTGCTGCCATAGGAAAGTGGCACCTCGGCCACCTCCCTCAATTTCTGCCAATGGCCCAGGGCTTCGACTCCTATTTCGGCATCCCATACTCCAATGATATGGATGCGGTGGAAGGAACCTGGCAGTACTACCATAAGATGAAAGCGGATCCCAATTTTTTTCCTGACATAAAGAGCTACAATGTGCCTTTGATGGAAGGGGAAAAGGTCATAGAGCGACCCGCTGACCAAACGACCATCACCCGCAGGTATACTGAGCGGGCGGTTGAATACATCAAAGCTAACCAAGAACATCCCTTTTTTCTCTATCTTGCCCATTCATTGCCCCATATCCCGCTTTTTGCTTCCGAGCCATTTGTGGGCAGCAGCAAACGGGGCCTCTATGGCGATGTGCTCCAGGAAATCGATGCCGGTGTCGGGCAAATCTTGCAAACCATTCGCGATCTGCATTTGGATGACAACACCATCGTCCTTTTTACCTCCGACAACGGACCTTGGCTCGTTTTTGACACGCATGGCGGCTCTGCCGGACCCTTACGAGCGGGAAAAGGGACCACCTTTGAAGGCGGACAGCGGGTGCCAACCATATTCTGGGGCCCTGGCATTGTTCAGCCCGGCCTGGTGAATGACATGGGCTCAACCCTGGATGTCATCAATACTTTTGCCGCTTTTGCGGGAGCCGAAGTACCCAAAGACCGGAAAATGGATGGCTATGACCTTTCACCTGCTTTAAAAGGGGAGGGCAAAAGCCCCAGAACGGAATTTTACTACTGGGCCTTTGCCGAACTACATGGCGTTCGTTCCGGGGCCTGGAAATTACATGTCCAGCAAAGGGAAGCCATTAACTATGGCCGGACCGTTGAATTGGCTGCCCCTGAACTATATGATATAGAGTCCGATTTGTCGGAAAAATTTAACCGGGCGGAGGCCAAACCCGAAGTAGTGGAATCCCTGCAAAAAATGCTTGAAAATCATCGCGCTGATGTGGTTGGGTCAACGCCTGATCAGTTGTCTATCCGGATAACGCAGTAA
- a CDS encoding M4 family metallopeptidase has translation MQKFTILLGLMMATVLGFGQFKPHLSQFEKNQGPPHQLGDFQVRPLQPAIPVVTRPFGGITANFQSLPMPLKPEKQAAGVKLQYAEHSSGPIAIWGTADPTPLEGTSINKVYRHLHAMEKYMQIKDANATFKVIQTSTDEAAYEYLRLQQYFAGVKVYGGEIAVQLKDGQVDFTMGRYFPTPLISSVVPTISENQAIQTAKADISKLTKITDMSESLQHMLQLKPVETDLVIYHKDGKEDGERLAWQVTLVPNIYHKRVYFVDAHTGNILVDYNTLCKAAHHLHTDNEPGGPILPPDGRATASKPGLRGISHTVHSYIVNNVYYMIDASRPMFNANGSNLPDDPAGAIWTIDAQNQTPINNDNFEVAHIASQTNNDWAPGEVSAHYNAGVAYEYFWNTFSRKSINGQGGTIISIINVTDEDGGGFDNAFWSGSAMFYGNGKNAFTPLAGALDVAGHEMSHGVVQTTANLEYQSQSGALNESFADIFGAMIDREDWKMGEDVVRTNVFPSGALRDLSDPHNGGNGFGSRGWQPAHMNEYVNLPETEDGDNGGVHVNSGIPNKAFFLFASQVGKEVAEQVYYHALVNYLTRFSQFVDLRLAILQSAAVKYNQTVVNAAANAFNQVGIIGNQGSGNEQEDVQVNPGDDFIVFADGDKQALRIVAPNGSYIANPLIETGILSKPSVTDDGSIIVFVDGEQNIQAVEINWATENASLNTLTTNGIWRNAVISKDGRRLAATTDDLDNRLWIFNLETGNGQDFELYNPSTAQGVNAGNVDYADILEWDFSGEYVMYDALSKINTLNGSIPFWDIGFIRVWNHASNNFGDGYISKLFTGLPDNTSVGNPSFSKNSPFIIAFDWLDEENEDYFIRGADTQKGELGTFWNNLNLGFPNYAVDDKQLIFDGVPSNSSERIIAKINLAADKINANGNATVFLQAPNEARWGVWFGTGSRNLTDIGELNTVDSRVKVYPNPFRDQIRVELELPTSGSVEFSLYDGLGRQLKQLQKPGSTGLQTFDLDWNGLPGGTYWLSIQQDGQRWGRRVVKIGH, from the coding sequence ATGCAAAAGTTTACCATTTTATTGGGTTTAATGATGGCCACCGTCCTTGGGTTTGGCCAATTTAAACCTCATTTAAGCCAATTTGAAAAAAACCAAGGCCCTCCTCATCAGCTCGGAGACTTTCAGGTTCGCCCCTTACAACCGGCGATCCCTGTCGTTACTCGTCCGTTTGGAGGAATTACCGCCAATTTCCAATCGCTTCCTATGCCGCTTAAACCGGAAAAGCAAGCCGCCGGGGTCAAATTGCAATATGCCGAGCATTCGTCAGGCCCTATCGCCATCTGGGGTACTGCCGATCCAACCCCTTTGGAAGGGACGAGCATCAACAAGGTCTATCGGCACCTACATGCAATGGAAAAATATATGCAGATAAAAGATGCGAATGCAACTTTTAAGGTCATTCAAACTTCCACAGACGAGGCTGCTTATGAATATTTGCGCTTGCAGCAATATTTTGCAGGTGTAAAGGTATATGGTGGTGAAATTGCGGTACAGCTAAAAGATGGCCAGGTGGATTTCACAATGGGACGTTATTTCCCTACACCGCTTATCTCCAGTGTCGTGCCAACCATTAGTGAAAACCAGGCCATCCAAACGGCCAAAGCGGACATCAGTAAGTTGACTAAAATCACCGACATGTCGGAATCCTTGCAGCACATGCTACAACTAAAACCAGTTGAGACCGACCTGGTCATATACCATAAAGATGGAAAGGAAGACGGTGAACGACTGGCCTGGCAGGTGACCTTGGTGCCCAATATTTACCACAAAAGAGTCTATTTTGTAGATGCACATACAGGAAACATTCTTGTCGATTATAATACACTTTGCAAGGCTGCCCACCACCTTCATACAGATAATGAGCCTGGTGGACCCATTTTGCCTCCCGACGGGCGTGCAACGGCCAGCAAGCCGGGCTTGAGGGGTATTTCTCATACCGTGCATTCTTATATTGTGAATAATGTCTACTACATGATAGATGCCTCCCGGCCGATGTTTAACGCCAATGGCTCTAATCTTCCAGATGATCCGGCAGGCGCGATTTGGACGATTGATGCCCAAAATCAAACGCCCATTAATAACGACAACTTTGAGGTAGCCCATATTGCGTCCCAAACCAACAATGATTGGGCGCCGGGCGAAGTATCAGCACACTATAATGCAGGGGTGGCCTACGAATACTTCTGGAATACATTTAGCCGAAAGTCGATCAATGGCCAAGGCGGGACGATCATTTCTATTATCAATGTAACGGATGAAGATGGAGGTGGTTTTGATAATGCCTTTTGGAGTGGATCGGCCATGTTTTATGGTAATGGTAAAAATGCCTTTACCCCTTTGGCCGGTGCTTTGGATGTGGCCGGGCATGAGATGTCCCACGGTGTGGTGCAAACGACTGCCAATTTAGAGTATCAAAGCCAATCTGGTGCACTCAATGAATCCTTTGCCGATATTTTTGGCGCGATGATCGATCGGGAAGATTGGAAAATGGGAGAAGATGTGGTGCGGACCAATGTCTTTCCTTCAGGTGCCTTGAGAGACCTTTCCGATCCTCATAATGGGGGTAATGGTTTTGGATCCAGAGGCTGGCAGCCAGCCCATATGAACGAGTATGTCAATTTGCCGGAAACAGAAGACGGCGACAATGGTGGTGTACATGTCAATAGTGGCATTCCCAACAAAGCTTTTTTTCTTTTTGCCTCCCAGGTGGGAAAAGAGGTGGCTGAGCAGGTCTATTACCATGCCTTGGTCAACTACCTGACGCGTTTTTCTCAATTTGTTGATTTGCGCTTAGCTATCCTACAATCGGCTGCTGTGAAATACAATCAAACCGTCGTAAATGCGGCGGCCAATGCCTTTAATCAAGTAGGGATCATTGGCAACCAAGGCTCTGGGAATGAACAAGAGGATGTGCAGGTTAATCCGGGTGATGATTTCATTGTTTTTGCGGATGGCGACAAGCAAGCCCTGCGGATTGTCGCACCCAATGGAAGTTATATTGCGAATCCACTGATAGAAACAGGTATTCTCAGCAAACCCAGCGTTACCGATGATGGCTCTATTATCGTTTTTGTAGATGGGGAGCAAAACATTCAGGCGGTGGAGATCAATTGGGCAACAGAAAATGCTTCGCTAAATACATTGACGACCAATGGTATTTGGCGCAATGCTGTCATTTCTAAGGATGGCCGTCGCTTGGCCGCCACCACGGATGACTTGGATAATCGCCTCTGGATCTTTAATTTGGAAACGGGCAATGGGCAGGATTTTGAATTGTATAATCCTTCTACAGCACAAGGCGTGAATGCCGGGAATGTGGATTATGCGGATATTTTGGAATGGGATTTTAGCGGCGAATATGTGATGTATGATGCACTAAGCAAAATCAATACCCTCAATGGTAGTATTCCTTTTTGGGATATCGGGTTTATACGGGTATGGAACCATGCCAGCAATAATTTTGGAGATGGGTATATTTCGAAGTTATTCACAGGCCTACCTGACAATACCAGTGTCGGCAATCCTAGCTTCTCTAAAAACTCTCCCTTTATCATTGCTTTTGATTGGTTGGATGAAGAAAATGAGGATTATTTTATCAGGGGAGCGGATACGCAGAAAGGAGAACTAGGTACTTTCTGGAATAACCTCAACCTTGGCTTCCCCAATTACGCTGTGGATGATAAGCAATTGATCTTTGATGGGGTACCGAGTAATTCTTCTGAAAGGATCATCGCCAAGATAAACCTTGCTGCTGATAAAATCAATGCGAACGGGAATGCGACTGTTTTCCTTCAAGCACCTAATGAGGCTCGCTGGGGCGTATGGTTTGGCACCGGAAGCCGTAATTTGACGGACATTGGTGAGCTGAATACGGTAGATTCAAGGGTGAAAGTGTATCCGAATCCCTTTCGAGATCAAATCAGGGTGGAGCTAGAGTTGCCAACAAGCGGCTCGGTTGAATTCAGCCTTTATGATGGCTTAGGCCGACAGCTTAAGCAATTGCAAAAACCGGGTAGTACTGGCTTGCAAACTTTTGACCTGGACTGGAATGGCTTGCCTGGGGGTACCTATTGGTTGAGCATCCAGCAGGATGGGCAGCGATGGGGTAGGAGAGTGGTCAAGATTGGGCACTAA
- a CDS encoding NUDIX hydrolase, which translates to MLNMESGTRIKVRLILYDRGKILLLKQTKPNGGNYTLVGGNMEKGEYAKQTLIRESFEEAGINLKKKDLTLVHVLQKNNAVEQRLTLYFKAYRWEGKLQAKEPWKFKTVKWFSLDALPPNLTPTVRHVLQQYRQGRFYSEWKNE; encoded by the coding sequence ATGCTTAATATGGAATCAGGAACAAGGATTAAAGTCAGATTGATACTATATGATAGGGGCAAAATCTTGCTGCTAAAACAAACAAAACCCAATGGAGGGAATTACACTTTAGTAGGAGGCAACATGGAAAAAGGAGAATATGCCAAACAAACGCTTATTCGGGAAAGCTTTGAAGAAGCGGGGATCAATCTAAAGAAGAAAGACCTCACTTTAGTTCATGTACTACAAAAAAACAATGCAGTAGAACAACGTTTAACGCTTTATTTTAAAGCATACAGATGGGAAGGTAAACTCCAGGCGAAAGAGCCGTGGAAATTTAAAACGGTAAAATGGTTTTCTTTGGATGCCCTCCCTCCTAACTTGACGCCAACGGTACGCCATGTCCTCCAGCAATACAGGCAAGGCAGATTTTATTCAGAGTGGAAAAATGAGTAG
- a CDS encoding cysteine synthase family protein has protein sequence MQYYESVLATIGHTPLIKLSRIGASINASVFGKVECFNPGQSAKDRIALHMVQEAEKRGDLKPGATLVEATSGNTGYSLAMIASLKGYDCVLTVTSKASQEKLSLLRSMGAEVVVCPADVEPEDPRSYYSRALQLTKEIPGAYYIGQNYNLDNSGAHYATTGPEIWEQTGGKITHYVCCAGTGGTLSGTARFLKEKNPNIKIIAVDAYGSVLSKYWQTGIFDKSEIYPYKIEGLGKTIIPDNVNFDIIDEFIQVTDRNSALRTRELALKEGLMVGYSSGAAMECVFKIKRQLHPNDVVVVLFPDHGTRYLGKVYNDEWMKQQGFLKEENMEESSNSSYRAHFKRIYNVYKRKYTRYLKQTLKI, from the coding sequence ATGCAGTATTACGAAAGTGTTTTAGCAACTATTGGTCATACCCCACTCATCAAACTTAGTAGAATCGGTGCGTCTATCAATGCTAGCGTATTTGGTAAAGTCGAATGTTTTAATCCCGGCCAGTCCGCCAAAGACCGCATCGCCCTGCACATGGTTCAGGAGGCCGAAAAGAGAGGAGACCTAAAACCTGGTGCAACTCTTGTAGAAGCTACCTCAGGTAATACCGGCTATAGCTTGGCCATGATTGCCAGTCTAAAAGGCTATGACTGTGTACTGACGGTCACCAGCAAAGCTTCTCAGGAAAAACTTTCTCTGCTGCGATCTATGGGCGCTGAAGTAGTGGTCTGCCCCGCAGATGTAGAACCAGAAGATCCCCGCTCTTATTATTCCAGGGCTTTACAACTCACCAAAGAAATTCCTGGTGCCTATTATATTGGACAAAACTACAACCTGGATAATTCCGGAGCGCACTATGCCACTACTGGTCCCGAAATATGGGAACAAACCGGAGGAAAAATCACCCACTATGTCTGTTGTGCAGGAACGGGCGGAACCCTTTCCGGAACAGCCCGCTTTTTAAAGGAAAAAAATCCCAACATCAAGATTATTGCGGTTGACGCCTATGGTTCCGTTCTTTCTAAGTATTGGCAAACGGGCATTTTTGATAAATCGGAAATTTATCCTTACAAAATTGAGGGCCTCGGAAAAACCATTATCCCAGATAATGTCAATTTTGATATTATTGATGAATTCATTCAGGTAACGGATCGCAATAGCGCCCTCCGCACCCGCGAACTAGCCCTAAAAGAAGGCTTAATGGTGGGTTATTCCTCTGGCGCCGCAATGGAATGTGTTTTCAAAATAAAAAGACAATTGCACCCAAATGACGTAGTAGTCGTCCTCTTCCCCGACCATGGCACTCGCTACTTAGGTAAAGTTTACAACGATGAATGGATGAAACAACAAGGGTTTCTCAAAGAGGAAAACATGGAAGAATCTTCCAATAGCAGCTATCGAGCGCATTTTAAACGGATATATAATGTTTACAAACGGAAATATACCCGCTATTTAAAGCAAACGTTGAAGATTTGA